The Methylomusa anaerophila genome has a segment encoding these proteins:
- a CDS encoding LytS/YhcK type 5TM receptor domain-containing protein yields MYEFAKELFFNATIMISFITLSNQLFREKIATPSSTMHRKVLTGLMAGLLGCLLMVFSVHVTSDIYLDLRNLPIIMMALYTTFPSAIVASLVIGLFRIAYFGINQSSIIAFVAAICIGIGCGLIGKLNIRRSVKWILSILIAFIIAALPMAVALS; encoded by the coding sequence ATGTATGAATTTGCGAAAGAATTGTTTTTTAACGCCACGATCATGATATCGTTTATTACTTTGAGTAACCAATTATTTAGAGAAAAAATTGCAACACCTTCTTCAACAATGCATAGGAAAGTATTAACTGGGTTAATGGCGGGGTTGCTAGGTTGCCTGCTAATGGTTTTCAGCGTACATGTTACGTCTGATATATATCTTGATTTGCGCAATCTGCCGATAATTATGATGGCGCTATATACGACATTTCCGTCAGCAATTGTTGCGTCATTAGTAATAGGACTGTTTCGTATAGCATACTTTGGCATAAACCAATCATCTATTATTGCTTTTGTCGCCGCAATTTGCATAGGTATAGGATGCGGATTAATAGGAAAGTTAAACATTAGAAGGTCGGTAAAGTGGATATTGTCTATATTGATAGCATTCATTATTGCTGCATTGCCAATGGCTGTTGCTTTGTCATAG
- a CDS encoding zinc ribbon domain-containing protein — translation MSFFSKSSKGNHYRQGNYGSNHYQKKGIFGNLLNMFGSGSGSGGHYNNYGNQPYPPQQGYPQGQQNPSSVQQNTLACNKCNSRVPAGSKFCLNCGEQVKTELYCQNCGGKMPPNAKFCNNCGNKLNG, via the coding sequence ATGAGTTTTTTTTCAAAATCATCAAAAGGGAATCACTATAGGCAAGGTAATTATGGAAGTAATCATTATCAGAAAAAGGGTATATTTGGCAACTTGCTTAATATGTTTGGTTCGGGAAGTGGTTCTGGGGGGCACTACAATAATTACGGGAACCAACCTTACCCGCCACAACAGGGCTATCCTCAAGGGCAGCAGAATCCATCATCAGTTCAGCAAAATACACTCGCATGTAATAAATGCAATTCCCGGGTTCCAGCAGGGTCGAAGTTTTGTCTGAACTGTGGTGAACAGGTCAAAACGGAGTTGTATTGCCAAAATTGCGGAGGAAAAATGCCACCCAATGCTAAATTTTGTAACAATTGCGGAAATAAGTTGAATGGTTGA
- a CDS encoding TVP38/TMEM64 family protein produces the protein MLKKLQDIDKKTKIKFSILLIFSVVIVAFILSNYDWILNKLNDAETIRQYVLSKGFLGFISFVVIQALHVLLVVIPGDIFNFTGGYVFGIPIGFGLSILGIMAGTMSAFFISKTLGAEFVSKLVHHDKLKKISDLVNSTKGSFGIMIICLLPFIPKDLLVYIAGLTPIKASRFFLIYGMSRIPGTLIWVSAGSQTQENNLQGLILTFVALACFIGVGALLQKRYGKSLLKS, from the coding sequence ATGTTGAAAAAACTCCAGGATATTGATAAAAAAACAAAAATCAAGTTCTCTATCCTTCTGATCTTTTCAGTAGTAATTGTGGCATTTATCCTAAGCAATTATGATTGGATTTTAAACAAACTAAATGATGCAGAGACGATAAGACAATATGTTCTTTCTAAAGGGTTCTTAGGATTTATCTCATTTGTTGTTATCCAGGCGTTACATGTTTTGCTGGTTGTGATACCAGGTGATATATTCAATTTCACTGGAGGTTACGTTTTTGGTATTCCGATAGGCTTTGGCTTGTCGATACTGGGTATTATGGCCGGAACAATGAGCGCATTCTTTATTTCTAAAACCTTGGGTGCTGAGTTTGTATCAAAATTGGTACACCATGATAAATTGAAAAAAATAAGCGACTTGGTTAACTCAACTAAAGGCTCATTCGGTATCATGATTATTTGTCTGCTTCCATTCATCCCCAAGGATTTACTGGTGTATATAGCAGGATTGACTCCTATAAAAGCTTCACGATTTTTCTTGATATATGGAATGTCAAGGATACCTGGAACACTAATTTGGGTTTCAGCTGGATCACAGACTCAAGAAAATAATTTGCAGGGGCTAATATTAACCTTTGTTGCATTGGCCTGCTTTATTGGTGTTGGTGCTTTGCTGCAGAAAAGGTACGGGAAAAGTTTATTGAAGAGTTAA
- a CDS encoding GGDEF domain-containing protein gives MKDDAKKDFLTGLNNVRQFDTLLNKAINEANERNENLSFLFIDVDFFKKVNDTYGHTEGDLVLKQLGDIIKNTCRSFDIVSRNGGEEFSAILLDCPLDRAVKVAERVRNNIEHHGFILSTGQEIKMTVSIGVSSYPEDTLDADKLVEYSDIALYNAKREGRNNVSTKK, from the coding sequence ATGAAAGATGACGCTAAGAAAGATTTTTTAACCGGATTGAACAATGTCAGGCAATTTGACACGCTATTAAATAAAGCCATTAACGAAGCAAATGAAAGAAATGAAAATCTCTCGTTTCTTTTTATTGATGTTGATTTTTTTAAAAAAGTAAATGACACTTACGGGCATACTGAAGGAGATCTTGTCTTAAAACAACTAGGCGATATCATCAAAAATACTTGCCGGAGTTTTGATATTGTTTCCCGAAACGGAGGCGAGGAGTTTTCAGCTATACTTCTTGATTGCCCGTTAGATCGAGCTGTCAAAGTTGCTGAACGCGTTAGAAACAATATTGAGCATCATGGTTTTATTTTGAGCACTGGCCAAGAGATAAAAATGACTGTATCAATAGGCGTTTCGTCATATCCGGAAGATACATTAGATGCCGACAAGCTTGTAGAATACTCTGATATTGCTCTATATAATGCAAAAAGAGAAGGCAGAAATAATGTAAGCACAAAAAAATAG
- a CDS encoding protein kinase family protein, translated as MVELMRCFSELKHRGKKYGEYTIEEVAGEGRYGLCFHAKNDHGQRVVLKRFKPSIFARNSDKNAHEAVILSKLRDYRIPELLGVINEKSFYAFVLELKPGITLKDMLFKYNYKFSDEEIFDIGIKIINIIKYLHENGVAHRDIRIPNVLVDQEDVYLIDFGLARFADNNLYKYDLDYSYFGDLLLYLIYSSFQKKDKKRQPWYEELPLKEKQQHFLKRLMGLDIIYESITDIETDFNDAFTIAKDCTRAQTNFEFE; from the coding sequence ATGGTTGAGTTGATGCGATGTTTTAGTGAATTAAAACATCGAGGGAAAAAATACGGGGAATATACAATTGAGGAAGTAGCCGGTGAAGGAAGATACGGCTTGTGCTTTCATGCTAAAAACGACCATGGACAAAGGGTTGTTCTTAAAAGATTCAAACCTAGTATCTTTGCGCGAAATTCAGATAAGAATGCACATGAGGCAGTCATACTCTCAAAGCTCAGGGACTATCGAATCCCTGAGCTTCTGGGTGTGATAAATGAAAAATCATTCTATGCGTTTGTATTGGAGTTGAAACCTGGAATTACTCTAAAAGATATGCTTTTTAAGTATAATTATAAATTTTCAGATGAGGAAATATTTGATATTGGGATTAAGATCATAAACATAATCAAATATCTGCATGAAAATGGTGTGGCCCATAGGGATATAAGGATACCTAATGTTCTCGTTGATCAAGAGGATGTATATCTTATTGACTTTGGATTAGCCAGATTTGCAGATAATAACCTATATAAATATGATCTAGATTATTCTTATTTTGGTGACTTACTTCTTTACTTGATTTATTCCTCTTTTCAAAAGAAAGATAAAAAAAGGCAGCCTTGGTATGAGGAATTACCATTAAAGGAAAAGCAACAGCATTTTTTAAAGAGATTAATGGGGCTTGATATTATATATGAAAGCATCACCGATATTGAGACGGATTTTAATGATGCGTTTACTATTGCCAAGGATTGTACAAGGGCACAGACAAATTTCGAATTTGAATAA
- a CDS encoding cation-translocating P-type ATPase, which translates to MTDEKINRLKGLTTSEATKLQEQYGKNELVPEKKENIFHKIFQVITEPMFLLLIIAAAVYFILGEPKDGAIMLVFVIGIISIEAIQEWKTDKTLKALKDLSAPRIKVLRDGEEKIINSVDLVPGDIMFIAEGVKIPADGTVVRASTLCVDESSLTGESLGVWKVTSDNYVNENNDYWRRDYCYAGTLVTQGTGTVLVDKIGLSSEYGKIGKDIAVAPIGDTPLQKQTGRLVKLSGMIAAVLFVLVGVVTFFNIPDHIIKSRVIESILSGITLAMAMIPEEFPVILTVFLSMGAWRLAKKQSLVRRLPSVETLGAVSVLCVDKTGTITLNKMSVRETFSTSGDEKYISKIMGMGCKPDAYDPMEKAMIARCEELGISRELLFSGQLLKEYAFTDELKMMGHVWKNGTEIVVAAKGSPERILTICDISPDERKIAEDKIYEMSKQGLRVIAIGQMVIQNKNEIPDTLLDCKLELLGMVGLADPPRESVKEDIKTCTKAGVRVVMITGDNGITASSIANQINMPNSDHIITGDELNEMSDDELRERVKDVSVFSRVLPEHKMRIVKAFKENGEVVAMTGDGVNDAPALKYADIGIAMGKRGSEVSREAADLILLDDNFSTIVDTIKDGRRIYDNIKKAVGYVFTIHIPIAFASLLAPFMGISPTSLLLLPLHVVLLELVIDPTCSIVLERQPAESNIMQRPPRNPKEKLLTAAMLSKSVMQGLVIFGASFATYYHFINMYPENAPLARTMGLSIIFLSNVLLVQVNSSNTEFAFRTFIRQIKDKVMWGVIIGTLAGLLIMLYTPLSGFLKLAPLSSEQLLLSAGISCIAVLWYELVKLFRKVIFKQEA; encoded by the coding sequence ATGACAGATGAAAAGATCAACAGGCTGAAGGGGCTGACAACCTCAGAGGCAACAAAGCTTCAAGAACAGTACGGCAAGAATGAGCTAGTTCCGGAAAAGAAAGAAAATATATTTCATAAAATCTTTCAAGTCATCACAGAGCCAATGTTTTTATTACTGATCATTGCAGCAGCAGTCTACTTTATACTTGGAGAGCCAAAAGACGGAGCAATCATGCTCGTATTTGTAATCGGGATAATAAGCATTGAAGCAATTCAGGAATGGAAAACAGATAAGACACTGAAGGCATTGAAGGACTTATCGGCTCCTCGTATCAAGGTGCTGCGTGATGGGGAAGAAAAGATTATCAACAGTGTGGATTTGGTTCCTGGAGATATCATGTTCATAGCGGAAGGTGTCAAAATTCCGGCAGACGGAACTGTTGTAAGGGCAAGTACGCTATGTGTTGACGAATCCTCTCTCACTGGAGAATCGCTTGGTGTCTGGAAAGTGACTAGCGATAATTATGTTAATGAAAACAATGATTATTGGCGACGTGATTATTGCTATGCAGGAACCCTTGTTACACAGGGTACAGGTACTGTTTTAGTTGATAAAATCGGACTTTCTAGTGAGTATGGAAAGATCGGCAAGGATATCGCTGTTGCCCCGATAGGAGATACACCTCTTCAGAAGCAGACAGGCCGATTGGTAAAGCTGAGCGGTATGATTGCTGCGGTGCTGTTTGTTTTGGTTGGTGTTGTTACATTCTTTAACATTCCTGATCACATAATTAAAAGCAGAGTTATTGAAAGCATACTATCAGGAATTACCCTTGCAATGGCTATGATTCCAGAGGAGTTTCCAGTTATATTGACGGTTTTCTTGTCCATGGGTGCTTGGAGGCTTGCAAAAAAACAATCGCTTGTAAGAAGGCTTCCTTCAGTTGAAACCTTAGGTGCAGTATCTGTTCTGTGTGTCGATAAGACAGGCACAATAACACTAAACAAAATGTCAGTTAGAGAAACCTTCAGCACCTCAGGCGATGAAAAATACATATCCAAGATAATGGGTATGGGCTGCAAGCCTGACGCGTACGATCCTATGGAAAAGGCTATGATCGCTCGATGTGAAGAACTGGGGATTTCAAGAGAGCTTCTTTTTAGCGGGCAGCTGCTAAAAGAATATGCCTTCACTGATGAATTAAAAATGATGGGCCATGTCTGGAAGAATGGAACTGAGATTGTAGTTGCCGCGAAAGGCTCTCCTGAGCGTATTCTTACAATATGCGACATTTCTCCCGACGAAAGAAAAATAGCCGAAGATAAGATTTACGAAATGTCCAAGCAAGGTCTTCGTGTGATTGCGATTGGCCAGATGGTTATCCAAAATAAAAATGAAATTCCGGATACCCTCCTGGACTGCAAGCTAGAGCTTCTGGGAATGGTAGGTCTTGCAGATCCGCCGAGAGAATCGGTAAAAGAAGATATCAAGACCTGTACAAAAGCCGGAGTTCGAGTGGTTATGATAACCGGGGACAACGGAATTACAGCAAGCTCCATAGCAAATCAAATCAATATGCCAAATAGCGACCATATAATAACTGGTGACGAACTCAATGAAATGAGTGACGACGAGCTGAGAGAAAGAGTGAAGGATGTTAGCGTCTTCTCTCGTGTTCTTCCTGAACATAAGATGCGAATTGTGAAAGCCTTTAAAGAAAATGGCGAAGTGGTAGCAATGACTGGAGATGGTGTTAACGACGCGCCAGCACTGAAATATGCTGATATTGGAATAGCAATGGGCAAGCGTGGCTCGGAGGTTTCAAGGGAAGCTGCAGACCTGATACTTCTGGATGATAACTTTTCAACAATTGTTGATACTATTAAGGATGGCAGAAGGATATATGACAACATTAAAAAGGCAGTTGGGTATGTATTTACTATCCATATACCTATAGCATTTGCTTCACTTCTTGCGCCTTTTATGGGGATAAGTCCTACGAGCCTCTTGCTTCTTCCGCTGCATGTAGTTTTGCTGGAGCTAGTAATTGACCCGACCTGCTCAATTGTATTAGAGCGCCAGCCTGCTGAGTCTAACATTATGCAAAGGCCACCACGCAATCCAAAAGAAAAGCTTTTAACAGCAGCAATGCTATCCAAGAGTGTAATGCAAGGCTTAGTAATATTCGGAGCATCCTTTGCAACGTACTACCATTTCATAAATATGTATCCGGAAAATGCACCTCTTGCAAGAACGATGGGGCTAAGCATTATATTCCTTTCCAATGTTCTGCTTGTGCAAGTAAACAGTTCAAATACAGAGTTTGCCTTTAGAACTTTTATCAGACAGATAAAGGATAAAGTAATGTGGGGTGTTATCATTGGCACTTTAGCCGGACTGCTTATTATGCTTTATACGCCACTTAGTGGATTTTTGAAATTAGCACCGTTGTCTTCAGAGCAACTGCTGCTTTCGGCTGGAATCTCATGTATAGCGGTGCTGTGGTATGAGTTGGTAAAACTTTTCCGAAAAGTCATTTTCAAGCAGGAGGCTTAG